The Tolypothrix sp. PCC 7712 region ATAAAATCATTGTAAGCATAATAAATAGCAGGTTTTTCTAAAAGAACTTTATAAGTTATAGTTACTGATTGGAGGGCAGGCGGTTCAAAGGTATCAGGGGTGTTTTCCGCCATAATAAATTTGCTTAAAACCCGACTTCCGGCTGGATATGCATTCCGCGTTTTATTCTCTAAAATTAATTTTTTTTCTGCCTCGACTTTGCCAATAATTTTTATTTCTTCTTGCAGAGTTTGCGTACCTGATGATTGCAGCCGAATAATATCATCAATTGCCAATTCATCTACACTGTCAACATAGATTTCTAATTGTCCAGTAGCAATATTTTGGGCAACGAGAGTAACATCGTTGTAAACAACATATTTTCTTTCTCTACCTTTTCTCCCATAAAGACCGTTAGTAATTCTGGCACGTAGCCAATAATGATTTTCTGATTGATTATCTAAACTCACTTCAGGTAAAGTTTGGGGAAAAGAAAATGTAGCTGATGTACTACTTTCGATAAACTTTATAGGTGATGAATTCCGATTCCATCTAAATTTATTTTTACTAGTTGTTTTTTCAATAAGTTGCCAATTTTGATTATTGCCGATTTCCCAAGTAATTTCTAAATCTTCTGTATAACTAGGTTGCCGACTTAAATTAGTATTAATTAAGATAGCTACACCAGGTTTAATAAATTCATCATTGAGAGGAATTGCAAAAGTATCATTATGTATAGGTGCGAGTCCAAAAGGATGAAAATCTTTACTTAAATCTAGAGAAATATTGTTAAATAAACAAATTTTTGGTGTTTCAGTCTGATTCAGGCTAACACTGATATTAATTTGGGTAATTTCCGGTAAATTATCCCGTCTATAGGGTGTTAAAGTAGCTTGTAGCCATTGAGCTTTTTGCCCGTTAATTTCTACAGGCAGCAATTTAGGTAATTGATTAAAAGTAATAATTAATTGTGATTGATTTTCTTGGGTTTGAACATTAGTTAAGGGTTGCCATTGTTTTTTATCCCAATAAGACCAAATATGTAGTAATTCTTTGAGTTTGAGCGCACTTTCTGGGCTATCCGTATCAATGGTAATAGTAACAGTTGTTAATTCTGGGATGCTAAAAATTTCTGCACAACATAAATAAAGATAATGCTCGACTGGTTGAGAGCCACGAAAAGCTAAAAATGGTTCGTTGAGGTGAGATGTAGCAGCAATACTATGTTGAGTGCGATCGCTATAGTAATCTCTGTCTTCAACGACAAACATTGCTTGTAGTTTTGTCCCGCTTACCAGCAAATCTTGTTCGGTTTCAAAAATTACCTCTTCTTTTTCACCTTCTAGAGGTGGTGCAGAGATTTGCGTGTGCGCTGGAACCAGAGCATCCACAGGGCTACCCTCAGCTAAACTAAAGGTGAGAGGGACTCTGGCTGGCTGGGGTGGAGTTTGTTGAGTACCGATGAGATTCAGAAAAGCCAGCAAATTGCGATCGGGGACACGATTTAGGCGATCGCTTACCACTTTAGCCATGCGGCTAAATATGCGAATTAAAGCTAAACCTGCATTTGGCTGATGGAAATCTTTGAGCGTATATTTCTCTGCTAAAGCTTGGGTTTGTTCAACCAAGTCTTGATAGCTGCGGCGATCAATTTTGGGTGGAGGAATAGACATAGTTACCTACTGTAAATAGAACGGATAGACGAGATTAAAGGCATTATTCGTGGTACGAACTTGGTAATTAATGGAAATATGCAGCACATTAGGTTGAGAGGGACGAGACAGCACATCAATATCTAAAACATCGATGCGGGCTTCCCACTCCACCAAAGCCGATCGCACATCGCTAATGATTTCACCCACTGTTCCGGCGTTGTTAGGTGCAAAAACGCGATCGTGAATTCGACAACCAAAATTAGGACGCATCACACGTTCCCCTCTAGCGGTGCTGAGAATCGCCCAAATTGATTGACGAACGCAATCTTCATACTTCGCCATATCCATTTTTCCCTGCTGATTAAAATTCACAGGGTAAGTCCAACCTACGCCTAAAAAATCAATATCCATTACATCACCTCTAAGGCTCCATTATTGACTTTTACCCCCGCAGCACAATTAATTTCCATACCAGATTTAGCAGCAAATTCACCTTTAGATTTAGCTTGAATACTACAATTTGAACCAGCTTCAATTTTGCATTCTTGTTGAGTTTTAATTTCTAAGTTTTTACATTCTATAGACATATCTTTATCGGTGCTTTTGATGGTAATTTTACCCTTGGCTTCAATGTTGAGGTCTTCCTCTACTTGAATACTCATGGAATTTTTTTCGCAATCAATGGTAATTTTGTTTTTACCACTTTTATCTTGGATAATAATTTGTTCTTTATCTTTAGTATCATCGAAAACAATTTGATGGCCGCTGCGGGATTTAATCATGCGTTTATTATTCTTCCCGTCATCATTTTTTAACGGTGGTTTATCTTTGCCATTCCACAAACTACCTAAAATATAAGGAAAGGCAATATCCCCATGTTCAAAAGCCACTAGAACTTCGTCATCTACTTCGGGTAAAAAGTAAAATCCCCTATCTTCTCCCGCCATTGGAGTAAGTACCCTCGCCCAAGCACTTTCATCTTCACCAGAGAGCCAGGGAAATTTTACCTTAATTCTGCCGACTCCATCCGGGTCTTTAATGTTAGTAACCACAGCAATTGTTACACCATAAAAGCGCACATTCCGGTCATCGGGCATTAATAAATCTAGTCCAATCATGCGGCAGTTCTCCTAGCAGTAAATGAGGTATTATAACCCTGTCCCTCTGAATACTTATGTTCGGTTGAGGTAACATAATAAAGTCCACTAAATCGCTTACCTACGCCAGTCACCTCAATGACTTTAGCTATGCGTAAAGTAGGATTACCTCCACAAGCACCTTCAGCAGTAATATAAGCGATCGCCATATCTTTAAACTGTCCTAAAGCTATTTGATCGGCTTCGGCTTTGCTGGCTACAGGTTGACTAACTACTGTAGAAACAGATTTACCAAAGCTTTCTACAGCCTTAGGGCCAGTAGTTTTCCCACCCATTTTACTTCCCTCTTTACCCGCAGCAGCTTTACCCATTACTTCTTCTTTATCTTTTGGTATCCACCCACGAACTTCAACTTCTTGGACTTGTCCCATGCTGCTCAAACGGGGTAAAAACTCACTTAAATTTTCTTCAAACTTTAACGTTAAAACTTTTTGACTATCGTTTTGTGGAGGTTGAAAATATAATGTTTTATTATCAATAACTACTTCATAACCAATACGTTCTGCACGGCTTTGGAGAAAATCCCAATCAGTTTGATTATGCTGCAAAACATATTCGTGTTTTACCTCGCTATCTTTAACTTTTGGTGTTAATCCTCTAGCTCTGGCAATTTGGCTAGCAATATCGCTATCCTTCATTTTTGTATATGATTTTGTTTGCGAACCTCGCAACAAACGGTGACGCATATCATGTCCCCTTACCACTAATATGGGTGGAGAGTTGATAGAAAATTCGGGTTCTAATCCGGTAATTTCTCCGACAATTACTGTTTTTAAGTTATTGTCATAACCCATTTGAATTTCTACTTCATTGCCAATTTCAAATAAATCATCATCCACCCAAGTTAATTTACACTTGGCTAAATCCCAACTGCTAAATTCCAAGGTAAACATACTTGGTACGTCTATATCTTCAGATACTTTCACTGAAATTAAATCAGCACTAGCATCAGCAGAAAGCTTCTGTCCTTGGATGAGGACTCTAATATTAGGAGAAAGGGTTTTTACACCACTGTAATTAGACATATTTCTGCTCCTCTAAGTTTGACTAGCAATCCGCAAAGGAGGAATTGTCAGCACTAATCCAGGCTGGATTTTGCGGGGATTATCTAAGCGATTTTCTTCAGCAATAATGCGCCATAAAGCTGAATCTCCATATTCTTCATTAGCAATACTACTCAGCGTTTCTCCGCGTTTGACAATGCGAACTGGATCGTCAATTAAATTCTCTTCTTTTTGCTGTTTTTCTGGTTCTGTCCACTCTCTAAATGTGCAATTAAGTGTGGCGCGTACAGGTGTACCATCTTCTAAAAACTGTGTCAGAGTTTTAGTGACACTTTCTAAAACACCATCGGGTAATAACACACTATCTTTTCCCCCAATGGTTCCCCAAACTAGTTTACATCGAGGTGGTCTTTTTTTACTTTGACCAATTCTCGGTTTAGTTAAGTTAAAAATTTTCTTAGTATATTGCTGTACATTATCTGGTGGTGAACCTGTGAGAGTTGTATCAAAAAATAATTGTATTGTTAAAGTTGCTAAATCGTTAGCAGGAGTAACTTTTTCTCCACTGACTCCGTTATTGTCGCTGACAGTGGTTAATTTCCAGCCAGTTTTACTAATTTGTACTTGG contains the following coding sequences:
- a CDS encoding GPW/gp25 family protein, with amino-acid sequence MDIDFLGVGWTYPVNFNQQGKMDMAKYEDCVRQSIWAILSTARGERVMRPNFGCRIHDRVFAPNNAGTVGEIISDVRSALVEWEARIDVLDIDVLSRPSQPNVLHISINYQVRTTNNAFNLVYPFYLQ
- a CDS encoding phage baseplate assembly protein V; the protein is MIGLDLLMPDDRNVRFYGVTIAVVTNIKDPDGVGRIKVKFPWLSGEDESAWARVLTPMAGEDRGFYFLPEVDDEVLVAFEHGDIAFPYILGSLWNGKDKPPLKNDDGKNNKRMIKSRSGHQIVFDDTKDKEQIIIQDKSGKNKITIDCEKNSMSIQVEEDLNIEAKGKITIKSTDKDMSIECKNLEIKTQQECKIEAGSNCSIQAKSKGEFAAKSGMEINCAAGVKVNNGALEVM
- a CDS encoding phage late control D family protein, producing MSNYSGVKTLSPNIRVLIQGQKLSADASADLISVKVSEDIDVPSMFTLEFSSWDLAKCKLTWVDDDLFEIGNEVEIQMGYDNNLKTVIVGEITGLEPEFSINSPPILVVRGHDMRHRLLRGSQTKSYTKMKDSDIASQIARARGLTPKVKDSEVKHEYVLQHNQTDWDFLQSRAERIGYEVVIDNKTLYFQPPQNDSQKVLTLKFEENLSEFLPRLSSMGQVQEVEVRGWIPKDKEEVMGKAAAGKEGSKMGGKTTGPKAVESFGKSVSTVVSQPVASKAEADQIALGQFKDMAIAYITAEGACGGNPTLRIAKVIEVTGVGKRFSGLYYVTSTEHKYSEGQGYNTSFTARRTAA
- a CDS encoding LysM peptidoglycan-binding domain-containing protein codes for the protein MALEKLKIKAEKSSEGDFADEFEVLFNPNQVQISKTGWKLTTVSDNNGVSGEKVTPANDLATLTIQLFFDTTLTGSPPDNVQQYTKKIFNLTKPRIGQSKKRPPRCKLVWGTIGGKDSVLLPDGVLESVTKTLTQFLEDGTPVRATLNCTFREWTEPEKQQKEENLIDDPVRIVKRGETLSSIANEEYGDSALWRIIAEENRLDNPRKIQPGLVLTIPPLRIASQT